GGGTTACACCCGTGGCTATTCTTGTTTTTCCCTTTCAGGGAATTTAATCCAGGTTAGAATTGGAATTTGCTACCTACCTTGATTGCAGAGAAAGAATTTTATTCCTGTTAATCGAAGAACAATATTCAGGTATAGGTACGCATTATGACGATGAGCCTATATTTTTTTCAAGGGTTTATTGACAGACATTATTTTTATGGTTTCATCCCCCTGCGTGGCGATTATTCTATACGCCTATGTTAGCGTCAGTATTGTCCTCATCCTGTAATTCAACCTTCCTCAAGGCCTGGTCAACTGAACAGGACTCATGGCGGCGACGTATGCTGTTACTGGGGGTCCTGGTTGCTGCTACGACTGTGAATGACATGGCCACTCTGGATGAATGGCTGGGCAGGTGTGAGGGTGTGCTGGATCAGGAAGCTGTGGAAGAGGCCATTCTGCAAACGCTCCTGTTTGCCGGTTACCCCAAAACCATTGAAGCCTTGAAACAGGTTCGGAAACATTTTCCTCAGACCGGTTCCGAAAAACATGTTAACAATCACCTGACGGCCGGGAACGCAACCAGCAAGATCATCTATGGTGGATATCACCCACGTCTGATCGAAGTTATGGATGAGTTGCATCCCGATCTAACCCGCTGGATGATCGAAGACGGCTATGGTCGGGTGCTGTCAAGACCCGGTTTGAGTCTGCCGGAACGTGAGATCGGAGTACTGGCTTCGCTCATGGCATCAGGTATGGTTAATCAATATCGAGCCCACCTTCGAGGTGCCCTGTTTGCCGGTATTACACCAGATGATATCATTTGGTTTATTAACACCTTCCAATGTATTATTGTCGCCGATTTGAGAACAGCTTTTGAAAAAGTAACGAATCAAATGCTAACGATGCCCAAAACACGCTAAATGGCAGAGGACGCCAAGATCAATCATAATTACCAAATAATGTTAGGCACTGATTCTCAAAGCGATAATCATGCAAGCTTGCCACAAGTAAAGACGCAAGATCTTGCGTCTCAACGTCTATGGGAAAAGAAATAATGACCTCTAAACTGGGAAAATTGTTAACCGAGCAACGCAATCCAGACAGCATGAGCCTGGATTCAGACTCCATCCGTGAGATTCTGGAGCTGATCAATCGAGAAGACCAGATCATTGTTCAGCGGGTTGCCGAACAAATGGATGATATAGAGAAGGCAACTGAACTGGTGGATCATGCTTTCCAGAATGATGGCCACCTGATCTATGTGGGTGCTGGCACCAGTGGTCGCCTGGGGGTGTTGGATGCTTCTGAAATCCCTCCGACCTATAATGCCGATCCAGAACGGGTTCAGGGCTTTATTGCCGGAGGTGACTCAGCTTTGAGAACTGCCATTGAAGGTGCCGAAGACTTTCCGGAAGACGGTCGCAACCTCATGGATGAGATCGGCATTACTGAGCAGGATGTAGTCATGGGGATTGCCACCAGCGGGGTAACACCTTACGTCTTAGGTTCTTTAGAACGAGCCAAAGAAGTAGGCGCAGCAACTATATTCTTTACCTGTACTGACAAAAGTCACATTGATATTGATGTCGATGTACTGATATCAGTTCCAGTCGGTCCCGAGGTGGTTACCGGATCTACTCGGATGAAGTCCGGAACAGCCACAAAATTGGTGCTCAATATGATTACAACCACTGCCATGATTAAGCGTGGTAAGGTTTATGAAAATCTCATGGTAGATCTAAAAGCAACCAATGTGAAACTGGAAGACCGGGCTCGTCGGATCATTTCTACTATTACAAATTGTAGTTATGAGGAAGCCACTGATCTGTTAGCCAAATCGGACAACTACGTGAAGGTTGCCCTGGTCATGCATAAAAGCCATGCTTCCGCTGAAGAAAGCCGCCTATATTTGGACCGCTTTTCAGGCAATGTCCGGTTAGCTGTCGATGAACTGGAAAAAGGAACAAAATAAATTAACCACAGAGTGCACAACATATAACTCTGTGCACTCTGTGGTCTCTGTGGTAAAAAAAGAAACGAGGAAAAATTAAATGAAAATTAATGAATATATTTTTAGAGAATATGATATCCGTGGAGAAGTTGCTGTTGATTTCCAGGAAGAGGTTGTGGTTGCTCTGGGTAAGGCTTTTGCCACGGCTGTAAAGCGGCGCGGCGGGAAAAAGATCACCCTGTCAGGGGATATTCGACTAACCACACCCCAGTTAAAAGAATATTTCAAAGCAGGCGCGCTATCTACTGGTATTGATGTCATGGATATTGGAATTCTGCCCACTCCCGGTAATTATTTTAGCGTCTTTCATTTTGATGATGTTGATGGCGCCTGTCAGATCACCGGCTCTCACAATCCACCAGAATTCAACGGTTTCAAGCTCACCTATGACCAACTCGCCTTTTTTGGTCAGGATATCCAGGATTTACTGGGTTTGATCCAGAATGATGATTTTGAAGTTGGTGAAGGCACCGCTACAGAATATGATTTGTTACCGGAGTACATCGATAATGTTGTCAAGGGGATCGATCTCAAACGCCCCATGCGGATTGCCATCGATTCTGGAAATGCAGCGGCAGCCCTGTGTGCAGTTGAGGTCTATGAAAGACTGGGCTGTGAAGTAACTGCTTTGTATTGTGATGTGGACGGGACTTTCCCCAATCATCATCCGGATCCAACCGTTGCGGCAAACCTGAAAGATCTTCAGGATGAGATCAAAAAAGGTGGTTATGATGTTGGTCTCGCCTTTGACGGAGACGCAGACCGCCTGGGGGTGATCGATGAAAAAGGAAAGGTAGTTTGGGCTGATTATCAGATGATCCTATTTGCTCAGGATGTGATCAAATCCAAGGATGATAATATTATCTTTGACGTAAAATGTTCTCAAGCCCTGGAAGAGAAGATCACCGAGTTTGGTGGAACCCCCGTGATGTATAAAACCGGACATTCCCATATTAAAACCCACATGAAGAAGCTCAATTCACCCTTCTCAGGAGAGATGAGTGGTCACCTCTTCTTTGCTGATAAATATTTTGGTTTTGATGATGCTATTTATAATGGCGGCCGGATGCTGGAGTTGCTCTCCAAGACTGATCGACCTCTGTCAGAGATGGTGGATGAGCTGCCCAAATATCATTCGACACCAGAGATCAGACTGACCTGTAACTCTGATGCGGAAAAATTTGAGATCGCTGAAAAAGCAGCTGAATATTTTAAAGCCAATTATGATTGTATCGCTGTAGATGGTGTCCGGGTGCGTTTCGGAGATGGCTGGGGTCTGGTGAGGGCTTCCAATACACAGCCCGTTCTGGTGGTGCGTTTCGAAGCTAAAACGAAGGAACGGATGGAAGAAATTCAGAAACTGATGATGGACAAGATCGGGGAGTTTGGCGAGGTTCGCCTTGACGAGGGACATTAAGCAACAGGTTAGGGCTACTAAGATCACAATAGGATTTGGTAAATGGATCAAGAGCTAAAACAAAAATTGCATCAATGGCAGGAAACGGTGCGTCATGACCTGACCCATCCAACGTTTCCCACAGAACCGGCGTATCTATTTGAGCCCATGCGCTATGCTCTAAATGCTGCCGGTAAGATGCTGCGTCCTGCTCTTTGTCTGGCTGCTGCTGAGGCGGTGGGTGGTCAATGGCAGACTGCTGTTCAAGTTGGTGTTGCTTTGGAGATCTTTCATACATTTACGCTGGTTCATGATGATATCATGGATGGTGATGAACTACGACGAGGAATCCCAACCGTTCATACAGCCTATGACAGTAGCCGCGCGTTGCTGAGTGGAGATACATTACTGATTTATGTGTATCAATTACTTTCCGAGATTGATGACGCAAAGTTTCCCCAACTTTTCCGAGCCTTCAATGAGGGTGCTATGGATGTTTGCAGGGGTCAGGGCTGGGATATGCAGTTTGAGAAAATCCTTGATATCGAGTCCCATGAATATGAGATGATGATCGATCTTAAAACTGGTGCACTGATCAAACTGGCCTGTCAACTTGGAGCGATCATAGGGGGCGGTAATCAGTCAGCCATCGATGCTCTATCACGTTATGGCCTTCTTTTGGGAAGGGCATTCCAGATGCAGGATGATCTGCTGGAAGTCACTTCCTCTGCAGAAGCCATGGGAAAAAGCCTGGGTAGTGATGTGCTCAATGAAAAAAAGACCTGGCTCTGGATCGATCTTAAAAAGAGACTGACTCCGGCTGAAAAGAACCAATGGAAATCGATCCAAAGCTCTGATAAACTCAATGAAGCTGATCGGGATCAGGTTTTGTTGTGGATGACCAGTCACGGAACCATTGAGCGTGCTGAGCGTCTGGTGAAGGGCTGGATAAA
This region of Candidatus Neomarinimicrobiota bacterium genomic DNA includes:
- a CDS encoding carboxymuconolactone decarboxylase family protein; amino-acid sequence: MLLLGVLVAATTVNDMATLDEWLGRCEGVLDQEAVEEAILQTLLFAGYPKTIEALKQVRKHFPQTGSEKHVNNHLTAGNATSKIIYGGYHPRLIEVMDELHPDLTRWMIEDGYGRVLSRPGLSLPEREIGVLASLMASGMVNQYRAHLRGALFAGITPDDIIWFINTFQCIIVADLRTAFEKVTNQMLTMPKTR
- the murQ gene encoding N-acetylmuramic acid 6-phosphate etherase; its protein translation is MTSKLGKLLTEQRNPDSMSLDSDSIREILELINREDQIIVQRVAEQMDDIEKATELVDHAFQNDGHLIYVGAGTSGRLGVLDASEIPPTYNADPERVQGFIAGGDSALRTAIEGAEDFPEDGRNLMDEIGITEQDVVMGIATSGVTPYVLGSLERAKEVGAATIFFTCTDKSHIDIDVDVLISVPVGPEVVTGSTRMKSGTATKLVLNMITTTAMIKRGKVYENLMVDLKATNVKLEDRARRIISTITNCSYEEATDLLAKSDNYVKVALVMHKSHASAEESRLYLDRFSGNVRLAVDELEKGTK
- a CDS encoding phosphomannomutase/phosphoglucomutase, whose amino-acid sequence is MKINEYIFREYDIRGEVAVDFQEEVVVALGKAFATAVKRRGGKKITLSGDIRLTTPQLKEYFKAGALSTGIDVMDIGILPTPGNYFSVFHFDDVDGACQITGSHNPPEFNGFKLTYDQLAFFGQDIQDLLGLIQNDDFEVGEGTATEYDLLPEYIDNVVKGIDLKRPMRIAIDSGNAAAALCAVEVYERLGCEVTALYCDVDGTFPNHHPDPTVAANLKDLQDEIKKGGYDVGLAFDGDADRLGVIDEKGKVVWADYQMILFAQDVIKSKDDNIIFDVKCSQALEEKITEFGGTPVMYKTGHSHIKTHMKKLNSPFSGEMSGHLFFADKYFGFDDAIYNGGRMLELLSKTDRPLSEMVDELPKYHSTPEIRLTCNSDAEKFEIAEKAAEYFKANYDCIAVDGVRVRFGDGWGLVRASNTQPVLVVRFEAKTKERMEEIQKLMMDKIGEFGEVRLDEGH
- a CDS encoding polyprenyl synthetase family protein, translated to MDQELKQKLHQWQETVRHDLTHPTFPTEPAYLFEPMRYALNAAGKMLRPALCLAAAEAVGGQWQTAVQVGVALEIFHTFTLVHDDIMDGDELRRGIPTVHTAYDSSRALLSGDTLLIYVYQLLSEIDDAKFPQLFRAFNEGAMDVCRGQGWDMQFEKILDIESHEYEMMIDLKTGALIKLACQLGAIIGGGNQSAIDALSRYGLLLGRAFQMQDDLLEVTSSAEAMGKSLGSDVLNEKKTWLWIDLKKRLTPAEKNQWKSIQSSDKLNEADRDQVLLWMTSHGTIERAERLVKGWINEADELLNSASFKNTAMLKALSDLILNRQS